TCACCTTACTGACTATGTGCACGGTTATCAAGGAGGACTAACGTGAGCGAACTCAATCGGGTTATCGTGAATACGGACAAGGCCCCGCAGCCGATCGGCGCCTACTCCCAGGCGATCAGGACCGCCCCCGGCGAGCTGCTCTTCATCGCCGGACAGGTGTCCGTGGGCCTCGACGGCAACCCCGTCGGAGTCGGCGACATGGCTGCCCAGGTCAGGCAGGTCTTCGCAAATCTCGGAGGCATACTGGAGGGCGTCGACGCGACCTTCAGCAACGTCGTCGAGTTTACCACCTACGTAGTGGGGCGCGACTCTGTACAGGCATACATCGCAGCGCGTACCGACCTGTACCCCGAGCTTTTCCCTGACGCCGACTATCCC
This region of Dehalococcoidia bacterium genomic DNA includes:
- a CDS encoding RidA family protein, which codes for MSELNRVIVNTDKAPQPIGAYSQAIRTAPGELLFIAGQVSVGLDGNPVGVGDMAAQVRQVFANLGGILEGVDATFSNVVEFTTYVVGRDSVQAYIAARTDLYPELFPDADYPPNTLLVVDGLVREEFLLEIKAVAALP